GTTCGGTTGTTTAGGCTGACGTTAGAAACATGCTGTATATTATCAAACCCAACCCACACTGAGAGGCCGAGAGTCATCCAGCTGcaaccaaaagcaagaacactGTTATTCTattcagatagatagatagatagatagatagatagatagatagatagatagatagataggtagatagatagattaaaGCACATGAAGCTCATGTCACAGCATATTTACAAAGATACACCCTGCTTATTATCcagttgttgttattttttaatttgtgctgCCCACCTGTTTGATCTCACTCTTCAGCTTGTGTATCCCTGTGCGTTCATTCTTGGTGGCTCCAGTGTGGCCGAGTTCATGAATCGAGATGGCAGGACTCGTGGCTGTTGACTGGATCGGGCGCACTGGTGAACAatagacaaaaacaaagcaaaaaaggCTGTTGAACATTTATTCTATAGCCTGATTCCAGTTCTCTGAATTGCtggttttgcaggtatttggtcatgaaCCAAAGTACGGGACAAAGTGAcattttgacctgctggtggcgctagagtaAAAGttagaggatcaccaaagttagcAGGATTCAACCACTGGGGACCATAAATATATGTACCAAATGTCAattgtcaagatatttcaatctgttttcattagtgtataatcacctgaaactaaaaatcgttgtgtttttgttaggttagaatgagtccttcatatctacatagggagcaggtcctctttacagagtccgccatgtagctccgccatatttctacagcagcccagaatggacaaaccaaacactggctctagagagagccttttttatgtttttacgttacctgaaggccaccgtagttctctgacacgcttgcgcagagtgcaaaactgtgttaccgccagccaccatctgacttccgttgctcctaaagtagtgttattatgataaggatggcctctgagtgaggagaacggcgttaccacagttttgcactcggcggctcacgttaccgcagtcttggaaagggaggagtgagcggacgGGAActcagttagttgcaatctgcaaccacaccactagatgccaccaaatcctacacactgtacctttaacaacAGCTACTGCAGCTACAGTGTCGACAGAAAATTCATCAATTCCTAGTTCATGAATTTACccgttttttttccttctcttacagtttttttctcagCTCTCCTCAATTTTGGTtcattctgattttttttcattgagtTCATTTCTTCTCTAAAATGATCTCTAACTACTCTCCCAtaaattaacacacacacatttactgtaaagacaaaaacagactcACTGCTCCTCTCCACCCCAAACTCTTTGCCACTGAGGATGTGATGCAGTAGGCTTTTCATTCCAAAAGGACTCAGGCTCATCAAACTCTCAGACGCCTCCTCCCCTACAAACATGACACacagttttattatttcattgtgcAGGGTAGCTCGTGTATGTTCACAGTTGTGTGTAAGCATGCTTGGTTTTCCTACCAGAGCAGTGCAGACTGCGAGCCAGCTCAGTGGCCATCACCTGCATGATGAGTCCGATCCTGAGCCGGAGCATGTCCCCAAACAGAGCAGGCTGGGAGCGCACGTACATGGCTAGATACACCATGATTTCCTATATGACAAACAGCTAGAAGGTTAGTGTCTGAAAAAGAAGTCCTGTGGCGTTACGAAAAAGGTTCAAGAGTTACCTGTGTGAGTACAGCTATGCTGATGTCCTGACCGCTGGCCTCATAGATGAGAGTGTTCAACTCCTCGGGAGGAAGTGGACTGAAAGGAAACAGTGAGGAGGAAGAGTTGGTTTATGTGGTAACTAATTCAATAAACCCTTAATGTGAGCAAAAAATCTCTTACATTGTGATGACTCTCTCCCTGGGTTCAGGAGGTAGACCTACAGTCAGCTGCTTATGATGGGAAATCAGATCCGTGCAGGCCTGAGgaacatacaaatacacattttcatcatgaaattatttaaattattctgTAGAGGAGACTCTTTTTGCACAACTTATATACACAAGTTATTCAGCAGGTATTCAAAGTGTTGCTCAGAGACACTTCATCATGGCTGAGGTTTGAAGTCAATCTTTATTCTAAACAGATCTGTACAGCTCttttcactttaaaaacatatattttgaatattttaaatttattttttcatgtcGTACACCAAAATACCaaggcaaattccttgtatgtaaaaacctacttggcaataaacctgattctgattcaatAAGTTGTGATGCAGTTTTTCTAATGGCCAATAGATGGAGGTAGAGCCTGATCCAGATGGGATCCAGCTGGGATCCAGATGCTGTGATAGAAAGTGACATCTCACTGACCTCAGCGAGGACCTCCACTCTCTTGCGTAGTATCCCAGAGATGTATCTAATGAGTCCCCACTCTCTGCAGGCTCCAGCTTGTACATACAGCTCCTCCAGCAGGGAACGCACGCTGACCCCGCCCTGCCCGGGACCTGACAACTCCACCAGCCAATCAGCTCCTCTGTTCATCAAGGAAAAACACAGGACGGGTCATTACAAAGGAATCGTTCACTTATTAGTGTGCCAAAGCTGACaataagctgtgtgtgtgtgtgtgtgtctctgagtcCGTACTTCATTATGTAAAGGATGTAGAGGATGTCAGCCTGGTCCTGCAGAGTCGGACACTCTTTCAGCTGCCTCACCAACGCCGCAAAGTCTGTGTTGCCCTGAGAGTCTCGAGGCAGGTGCAGGTCAGCAGCACTGTGGGACTAGCGAGGGATGTTAGCGTAAGACAAATACACTTCAGAGTAATACTGGAGTCACGAGAGAAACAAGGTTCTGCTGTGCCTACCGTGTGCTGCTTTACATGTGGGCCGTGCTGAGGTTGAGGAGGAACTTCAAGTAGGTTGAGAGTTTTGCGCCGTTTGCCCTtaacaggagtcacaggaagatACATGGAAGACTCTGAAATACACAAATTAAATCCGTTTTCAGTTTTCAATTTTTGAGATGCTGCCAATTCCTTTTCATTTCTGGTGTACTCAGTTTAACGTGATTTgtgttgtacttttttttacccCACTAAGACATTTCCTACATTTTCCAGTTAACAACACAATGGGCTTTTACTTTGTTGTTTTCAGCATCACATTAGATTTAGAGTTGGAAGAAGTGAAAGAGCAAGTTGAGTAAGAGGTTTaacatttgaggaaaaaaatctaATTGTGCCCGCAACAGtagcatatatttatattttcttctaCAGGTGGCAAGAGAATAAACATTGCATAACAAACagattttttctctttcttttccccaTCGATTTGTGTTTCTCCTTACCATAACCCAAACTCAGCCATAGCCATAAGCCAAATGAGTCATTTCTGCAATACCTAACTATAGCTTAACGTCAACCTATATTAAGCCCCAACCATGGACAGCAGCATTACAGGAACTACTGTTCAAAGAGGaaacaccatggatgtatagtAAGAACTGGATACTGGACCCCAAGACGGCACCTATTCCCTTCAATGAGAATTGCTCGCCTGGCACTTACGCCAAAAAAGTTTTCTAGCTTCTGGATTTACTTCCAGGGTATGTaggcttattgaaagaggctgggaaaCGGTCTTGAGCTAGGGGGGTATGACACAGGCGCAGCGTAACTGGAGCTGAGGTCGtgtgttgctattggctcaatttcagcgagagcagatcagattttactgcgctTGTGTTGTACTCCAATGatatgatgcgttgatgacATGTGACATcttctcttttcaccctccttggtTAGGCGGCCCACTGATAaggcgcagtagtgtttctcccACAAGTTCACGTTCAgcccatagactttacattATGTTGACGTCACCGATTTTCTTGGCTtgaggaaagttttacaaatataaaacctccatgTATCAAAAGTTCATAATTGAAAGAGTCATAATCGACCTGTGTACTCTCAACAGgttttacagatgtctcttttacaatggtggtccatggggaaaatgcttttcGGGCCGCAAAGGGATTTTTGCACTGCAATATCGCGAGTGGCCACTGGAAAGAAACTGGAAGCAAGGCTGAGCGGCGGCACCAtatccaggtcttattatacatccatgggaaACACACTTTGACCTAATCATTAGATTCCTGATAACTCACTGGGCATGCTCAGACCCTGGACCTGGGCCATAAAAGACAGGATGTCTCTGGTGGTGTGTTCAGCACTGAAGACGTGGTGCTGCCCACTCTGGATGGGAGGAAGATGGCACTTGGTGGTGGTGCTGTGGAGGAGCTGGGTGAGGTACTGGTCAAACATGTCTTTAGAGCCAGCTGGAgttcaaaacacacaattcattACCTACAGTTCAATCAAATATGACTGAAAggaacactcacacacatcagTAACTACCTGAGGGCCCACAGTTGTTATACTCCTCTCCATATTCATcaccatcctcctcatcctcgtcCTCGAGTAAGCTGTCATCGTTCTCTTCATCCAGGAAGCTGAGGTGAGTGTGGAACGATGTGGTCAGGACACTGGAGAGGTCTGACATCTGCACCCTGTGATAACATATACCGTCATGTTACAGACATTTCAACACACTAACAGCATGATGTCCTGTGTTACAGGTGGAAACAGACCTCGCTCCAGCAAAATAGCCATCCTGTAGTTTCCTGAGGGTTGCTACGATACACGGGTCAATCCCATCTCCATCTTCAACTGGACataaaaagagaataaatgtTGTGAAGCGCAATTTCAAGATCACGGCTACATGTGTAGAAAccacatattaaatgttaaacctTTTTAGACCTTTTTGGCCACAGTATTCATTGTTCCACCTTTATCATGTCTAAGTTATCTATTTCTACAAGCTGCTGGAATGTAAAATGCTGGTTAAAATTAAATGTGAGAAGGTTTCACACGTCAAAACTTCCATAAACACTGAAAACTAAATCTGTGAGACTgatttgctttggttttattACCCAGCATGCTGCGGGTGATGGGGAAAGTGAGTGTGGGCCGTCCTGTCATCCTCCAGCAAGAGGAGAGGTAGGCCAGCTCAGTTCTTAACATCTCCACAATCATCTGGTTGTCCAGTGCCAGGTAGAAGTGGTGCTGATCTAGAAACTGGAGCACAGAAAAGAAACTAAAGTCAGCAGTATTCATTACTACCACCTCGTTGTTGTGATTATGAAGCAAGTGTATACCTGGGGGGTGAATATATAAGAGCGATTCCTGATCTCGTAGAATTTGGACGTTCCCAGAACTCCGATGTGTCGGTAGGGCCTACCGCTCAAATTCAGTTTCTTACAGTTCCCTGTGGTAATGACGCAAGATGTCGCTCTTATTATCACACaaaagtacacacacatgcacactaaaAGGAAAGAGCGCTTGGTGCTCGTTTACCCAGTCGGACATAGACATGGCTCAGGATGCGAGCAGGCATGACCCTGATAGGCATAACATCTGACATCGTCTGGACCCCGAACCCATGATCACTTAACAACTCCTGGATCTCCTCCGACTCTGCTACCACACATactgacacacaaaaagaaatacattatATTCTGCCTCTATCAGGAAATCTGTATATAAACCAACATCAGAACAACATTAGAAAGAAGTCTTGGGCATTCTTGATATTTTTGAAGTTGTGATAAAGATCTACGAAAAAAGTAAACTTCCCTCTCCATTTTTTTATCCATGCAACAAACTTGTTTCAATTGAACATTGAGTTCTTCTTCTTTCTAACTTCTTGTACCTTATTTTCCCACTTTTTCTGAGATTCAACCAATCTTTTAATCCAACTTCTGGTCTGACATTTCCCTAAAACTAATGATCGATCACCAACCTTGTACCACAACATCTGGCTTGAAGTTTGTAGAGAATCTCCTGTTGAGGGGATCGATCTCTCCTGGTGCTAAAAAACCCTtaaaacagaaagagacagaggcaAACAGTGGTTTTAGTGTATGTTTATGTTAACTAAAGAGATGTAGTTTGTATGGCTCCTGTGTACATCTATTAAAAGTGCCCTTTTTCCTCATGTACAATAAAAATCTACATTACTCCAGATTCCAGTGTTGCAAGCCAACATTAGAGGTGGTGTTCTGTGAATACCTCGGCCAGAAGACAGCTCACGATGTAGAGCGATTGTCCCCACATGTGCGGCAGCTGCCCCATGGCCACTCTGTCCACTGAGTGAGGATTGCCGtactcctcctccacctgttAGAGGAAAAAACATGTGCTCGTTCTTATTTGGTTGCCTGATATACAGGTACAGAGGTCAATATGCAGTTTAGTCTGATTTTCCTGACACTGTTTTATTGCCATTTGCAAAGCATGTCAACATTACACGCATATCTGTAGTGATGGCTGCATTTAGAGTGTTCAGGAAGTAAACAGGATAGAGGAGAGCTGACAGGCTCTGAGATTACTCTTCTAGTaccacagtacagtatgtatactgGTAATGTGTACAAAATAATCCttagattattatattatatattatattactattataaaTAGATGAAATAGTCTAAAAAATAGACCATTGGACATattgaaattttgacctgatgatggcgctagcaTGCTGTTAGCATGGCTGAAAACAAAAGTACCAACAATCAAGAATATGTAAAAACTATTTTGtcgtacaaaaataaaagaaatcaaGATTCATAGTAGATCACCACTACAGGtcatttatattagggctgaatgattttgaaaaaaatatctaattgcaattatttttactgatattgcaattgcgatatgatgtGCAATATTAGAGGGAGTGATcattttttgcatcattattctaattttcattgaaaaacatatcaaaatgattatggtgtgatttttgtagggatctgtaccaaacattgatgttttattaaatctgtagaatatgatgtgtaggccaggacatctctgcagcacaacactatttaatttaaaatagtattttgacacacatttcaccttaaACAAATATTGCAGCTCCTGCCATTTGAAAATTGCattaggccatattgcgattttgataaaatgttgattaattgtgcagccctaatctaTATAAGCATAATATAACAGATTAACTTTAATGCAATGCAGTCCTGTCATCTTCATGAAACAGTTGATCTCATATCTTTCATGCAGTTTCTTCAGACTGGTTTGTAGGTTTTCTGCAACTACAATATGACTAGAATAAAGAAGCATAAATGGCATCTGCCATACCTTGTCACGAGGTACAGCATAAAGTTCAGGCAGCAGTTTGATGCCGTTCTTCCCTCTGATCAAAATGCCTTCCAGCGCCTCACGGTACTCCTGCACCTGAGCAAAAAGCACACAgtcatttgttcattattacaTCTGCAGCACGAAGCGACTCCATCACTGTGTGAATACAATAGAGACTGGAACAGTATGTTTAGTTTTATTACCTGCACTTGATCTCCAGCAAAGATACCGTCCAGGATGAGGTAAGTCCAGAACACGGGCCACTCACATTCGATGTTCTCAAACAGCTTGAGCTCTGCAGGATCGTAGTGCAGCCGAGACGGGTCCTagtcagaaaacaaaaaaaacgatcTCACAACAGGAAAGAAATCATACTAAACTACCTACAGTATGACATCCACGCAAAGGGTGCACTTCATGTCTCATTTCATACTTTAGGTGTTGAGTGTTTATCTCTAACACTAACATTTATTCCGTCCTTGCTGCATGATTTCTACAGCAATTAAATGGATTATAAATCCCAGCATTTAGAGAATAATATCTTAGATTATCTTACCTCTTTAGGACAACGATATCCATCCCTGATGAAGCGGCAGCAGCCATAGCGACCCTGAAGGGTGGagatgttagcatgttaactgACTTACATGTACAGGGAAAAAGAGTCAAGGGTAAAACACTGAattgtgtttcagagtgtgttgACTGTACCTGTAGTTTGCTTATGATTTCGGACTTAGTGATTGCCACCAGCTCCGCATCCTCAACAGCAAAAGCAGGGAAGGAAATGACAGACAGAAGGCCGGCGTCTATCTCCTTTGAGGTTGAAGCTCTGGGCAGCATGGAGCACAGGATGGACtgagggaaaacacacagacatgctcAGCAGAGGAAagatgaggagcagaagagaTGCTGAGATGATTGAAGGCAAAGCCAGAGATACCTGACAATGTTCCACTTCATCAGGCAAAACATGGATGACTGACTTCGGCCCTCCGTGGGCACCAAAAAGATCCAGCTCATCTATGGCCTCCAGAGctgcctgcaaacacacacatccatgcacCAATACACACTTTATACACTTTgatctttatatactgtatagtatatcATAAATACTGACAATAACAACCTGTACCTTAGCAATTCCTACAGAGCTGCCATTGAGCTCGGGGATGCCTTGGTTGGTCTTGTCACCTCGCTCCCACATCCCATAATCCTACAGGGGGGATAAAAAGGTAGAGACATCATTTCTTTCCAAATTGCGCGACTATAACAGATCAGATTCACGATGGATTGATCGATGGATCGATCGATGGATCGATCGATGGTCGATGCAGGAGAACAAAagtttttgacttttttgtattccacgcattcttcttccttgtcataAACAcggcgcctacattacccagaaTTCAACTGGACCACTGGCAGTTCAGTCAGAGATTCAGTTGTGTTGTGCTAGTGGCTGTTAAtgtagcctcaagcagagatgaggagcaggcTACAGTAAGCTCACTTCCTTCTAACTCTACACcaacagatttttttcatttgaaaacttgtagtcttcaacCAAAGatattcttagtcgactaacactcttacgattttgtcgactaatcgattagttgatttaatcaacagatctgtaaaactgagtttctccacaaagaatcacacaaaagtgtttactagagatgtgctcataagtttcttagaaataagtcattcagcatgaaaaaaagcataaaaaacgactaatcgatgAAAGAAATCTTAATCGACTAAAACCAAAAtgactgattagtcgactaatcaattaagaAGGGGCGGTCTTACTTGAAATCAAACTCCCAAACCTCTGAAAATGTTACTCACCGCCACTTTGTAAGCAGCTTCTATGTAGAAGACCAAGTTTTGGATGAAGGCCACCTCATCCAGGTTTGAGATGATGCGAAGACCTGCGTGACAACGTGACACACTCAGCAACCAATTCATGGCTAGGTACGTTTACTGTCCCTCTCGAGGACCTGCAGCGCTCGCCAGAAGGGAAACTAACCAAGCAGGGAGGGTGCATTACTGTTGCTACAGTGTCTTGTTTTGATACTATGGCAGAGTCAGACATTTTCAAATCCAGTGTCAGAAATGTGCGGCATCTTTAAACCAAAAGTCATCTTTAATGGGTATTGGGAAACGGTACCTGAGGCAGTCATCTGAGCCAGCATCAGCAGGTAGATGGAGGTGGCGTCTACCTGGAGATGGCCCCACTGGTCGTCCCCGACAACCGTGGCACAGGTAGGAGTATCGTATTTGGCATGCAAGCAATCCGTTGGGCTCTGGGTGTGTTTGAACTTCTCCACCTTGGCCACCTGATGACAcatgcaaatatgcaaatatgtaaatatgcaaatatgcaCACACTCATATCAGTCCGTGGCCTTTTGTCTGGGCCAGAAGGGACCAAATAGGGATATTAGCATAAAAAGTCAGACTCCTAAATGGttgaagtttttcttttttgttgttttttgttgtgttttttttcagaagagagagatgggggatgacatgcaacaaaaagCTCCCAAAATACAGATATCTGCTTAAAAATGAtctcaaaaatgaaaatgaaacgtTAATTCACTGTTGGATAAATCCCAGGGAGTGTGACTCCCACTTATGCCCCATATCCTAATGTTGATCACACACGGGACAAAAGGCTGACATAGAAAAGAATAAGCCGGTTATTCTTGTCTCTGTTTACATGATTAGATCATAATAAGGGTTTCTCATTGCTGTTTCTGACTCCTCAACATCACAGTGAGTCTCCAGAGTAATGTATCTAGGCCTACTGATGAAGATTTCTCTTTGCTTTATGGCTCTCCGAGCACTGCGGCATTTTAGCACTCTGCTGTGAATTTGGCATCTTTGTCGTATTTCCAGTAATGGAAGATGAGAGtaacaaacaacacacaatgTTAATGGAGCCGGGCTTTCACTATCACTTTCACTTCAACATGCAGATCACCAACATATTGTTAATTATTAGCAGATAGTAGCAGACTGTGGTCAGTAACCCGGAGAAGCTGTTTACATAAAACAGACTGTTTAAATACCACAGTGCCGCAGATAACATATTGTGGTTTCTCAGAAACACACATATTACGATTATCGGATTATgatgtttacatttacacataCATAACAGCTGCGTCTTACCTGTCTCATCATGCACTGCAGAAGTCCCTGCATCAGTTTCACTACACTCTGCCAACAAACAAGAACATCAGTAAGCtacaaaaatcaaacaaaacgtCACTGCAATCCAAATTATTTGCTATTTTTAGTAGAGGGTAGCAGAAATCACAAATCACTTTGCTGATTCTAACCGCTccgttcagttcagttcaaaaaTTCGTAGTCACTGACTATGTGGTTCGATCACTGTTTTTCCTGAACTAAGCGGTCAcataacatgtcagaaaatgaatGCATCACCTTAGTACATGCAACAATAGGTGATGGTTAAATTATTAAACtgtaattaatcattttttattactGAGTAATTAAACATTGCATTAAATGTATGGATTTATTGGCAATCATTAAATCTAGAAAACAACTCAAACTCACAAGAGCTAAAAGTGATGTTTATAATTTGCTTACTTCCTCTGACTAACAGCCAGAAAACCAAATTACATAGTTTggaataatacaatatatatatgaataaaaatgtcCAATTTTATGAAGTTGTAACCAGCAtatcttatttttcatttcatacacAACAAATTGGTTctcttttaattatttcaatCAGCTGGCTGATTAATGAACTTCCTTTAGCACTGATGTAATTGTTTTAACAACATAGATCTGTACCAGTTAACATACAGTTCAATGTTTTAAACATCAATTTGAAAATTAGACATTTTGGATTAATGTGATATAAAACTACAGTTGAGTAAACTAATCAAAAGAGAATGTGAACTGCTTGCTACTGTAAAACATGTAATCCACCATATAACAGGTAGAACAAACAGATCCTGGTGTGAACATTaaccctctctctgtcacaaaCACACCTGCTCCAGTTCGTAGGCCTTGGCCTTGTCTTCATCGCGGTCTGCGTTCTTGCGGTAGGCCATGCCCAGCGCCCACACGGACAGGACGCTGTACACATTGTCCCTCACCCAGGCGTCCTTCTTCTGGGCGCTGGCGGGCAGAAGTCCCGTCACTGggttctgaaacacacacacacacacacacacacacacacacacacacacacacacacacgcacacacacacacacacacacacacaggggcttCACTTTAAAGTGTATTTAATAATACAgatatttacagtataatatactgatactgatactataatatactgtagttgTTTCAGTTTTTGGTTAAAGAGAAACCAAACCTCCCCCCTTGCATATTCATGCTGTGTTAAGGAGAGTTGGCTCTGTTTTCTATCAGCTGTGACCCCTCTGGGTCGCAGCAGACGGCTACTGACTGTTGACGTGCTGATAGATAAAGGTGCATAGTTTTCCGGTCCTCAGCCTATTCCAGAGGCTGAACTTTGCTCACGTCTTGTTTATTTCTATGCAGCTCAATCCGGTTGAGGCTCAACCTATACAGGCTACATAACAGCTGCATGCCTGGCATACTTCTGCAGGACAAAATAGAGGATTTGAGTAACAAAACTAGACATTTTCcataatgatgataatgcagtggtggaaggttcaaatttgaggtacttgtacttcaaCTTGCTTATTTCCATTCTATGTTGCTTTATACTTCAACTCCACGACATTTTGAAGGATAATAttttactccacaacatttatttcacagcttTAGTTGCTTTGCGTATTCAGATTATATACTTGTGGTATAAATCCTTTGAAAGAGTGAGAGTGCTGTATAAACGAGTCCAGAGTCAATAAGCACTATGTGCTGCACAGTACCAACATATTCTTCTGGGAAAAACTCCAGGCAAGTACACAGCGTTTGGCTGGAAGAGGAACTACTTTACCAGTTAACATAGCTTGACCACTCAATGAACCTCATCCAGAATCACAATGTAACAatgcattaatgtatttttcCCTCTATGTCATAAactattaatacaaaaatacatcataataaatgatgatgtattactATAGATTAAGCTACCAATTAGTATGTAAAGTAGTACTTTTGTGACACTTTTgcaatgtatatactgtaaatctactgttacggatatgtgcaataacatatgctgatcactctgtgcaataattatatgatgctgtgcaataattatgtaattatctgatggacactttgtgcaataatctggcaaaactgtcatctcatcaatatacatattgtatgttttattttatattgtattatcttttatattttttatatttatattgcactatctcttttttttattgtattatcttttcattagcaccaaT
Above is a genomic segment from Sebastes umbrosus isolate fSebUmb1 chromosome 2, fSebUmb1.pri, whole genome shotgun sequence containing:
- the phka2 gene encoding phosphorylase b kinase regulatory subunit alpha, liver isoform isoform X4; the encoded protein is MRSRSNSGVRLDGYARLVQETILRHQNPVTGLLPASAQKKDAWVRDNVYSVLSVWALGMAYRKNADRDEDKAKAYELEQSVVKLMQGLLQCMMRQVAKVEKFKHTQSPTDCLHAKYDTPTCATVVGDDQWGHLQVDATSIYLLMLAQMTASGLRIISNLDEVAFIQNLVFYIEAAYKVADYGMWERGDKTNQGIPELNGSSVGIAKAALEAIDELDLFGAHGGPKSVIHVLPDEVEHCQSILCSMLPRASTSKEIDAGLLSVISFPAFAVEDAELVAITKSEIISKLQGRYGCCRFIRDGYRCPKEDPSRLHYDPAELKLFENIECEWPVFWTYLILDGIFAGDQVQVQEYREALEGILIRGKNGIKLLPELYAVPRDKVEEEYGNPHSVDRVAMGQLPHMWGQSLYIVSCLLAEGFLAPGEIDPLNRRFSTNFKPDVVVQVCVVAESEEIQELLSDHGFGVQTMSDVMPIRVMPARILSHVYVRLGNCKKLNLSGRPYRHIGVLGTSKFYEIRNRSYIFTPQFLDQHHFYLALDNQMIVEMLRTELAYLSSCWRMTGRPTLTFPITRSMLVEDGDGIDPCIVATLRKLQDGYFAGARVQMSDLSSVLTTSFHTHLSFLDEENDDSLLEDEDEEDGDEYGEEYNNCGPSAGSKDMFDQYLTQLLHSTTTKCHLPPIQSGQHHVFSAEHTTRDILSFMAQVQGLSMPKSSMYLPVTPVKGKRRKTLNLLEVPPQPQHGPHVKQHTSHSAADLHLPRDSQGNTDFAALVRQLKECPTLQDQADILYILYIMKGADWLVELSGPGQGGVSVRSLLEELYVQAGACREWGLIRYISGILRKRVEVLAEACTDLISHHKQLTVGLPPEPRERVITIPLPPEELNTLIYEASGQDISIAVLTQEIMVYLAMYVRSQPALFGDMLRLRIGLIMQVMATELARSLHCSGEEASESLMSLSPFGMKSLLHHILSGKEFGVERSMRPIQSTATSPAISIHELGHTGATKNERTGIHKLKSEIKQRCSSPSTPSGILSPVGPGPGDGQLHWEERQGQWLRRRRLDGAINRVPVGFYQKVWKILQKCHGLSIDGYVLPSSTTREMTEGEIKFAVQVESVLNHVPQPEYRQLLVETVMVLSLVADVDVDSIGGIIHVDRILHLANDLFLSDQKSHSASDYFLEKDPATGICNFFYDSAPSGGYGTMTYLSKATITYVQDFLPSSSCLMQ
- the phka2 gene encoding phosphorylase b kinase regulatory subunit alpha, liver isoform isoform X2 → MRSRSNSGVRLDGYARLVQETILRHQNPVTGLLPASAQKKDAWVRDNVYSVLSVWALGMAYRKNADRDEDKAKAYELEQSVVKLMQGLLQCMMRQVAKVEKFKHTQSPTDCLHAKYDTPTCATVVGDDQWGHLQVDATSIYLLMLAQMTASGLRIISNLDEVAFIQNLVFYIEAAYKVADYGMWERGDKTNQGIPELNGSSVGIAKAALEAIDELDLFGAHGGPKSVIHVLPDEVEHCQSILCSMLPRASTSKEIDAGLLSVISFPAFAVEDAELVAITKSEIISKLQGRYGCCRFIRDGYRCPKEDPSRLHYDPAELKLFENIECEWPVFWTYLILDGIFAGDQVQVQEYREALEGILIRGKNGIKLLPELYAVPRDKVEEEYGNPHSVDRVAMGQLPHMWGQSLYIVSCLLAEGFLAPGEIDPLNRRFSTNFKPDVVVQVCVVAESEEIQELLSDHGFGVQTMSDVMPIRVMPARILSHVYVRLGNCKKLNLSGRPYRHIGVLGTSKFYEIRNRSYIFTPQFLDQHHFYLALDNQMIVEMLRTELAYLSSCWRMTGRPTLTFPITRSMLVEDGDGIDPCIVATLRKLQDGYFAGARVQMSDLSSVLTTSFHTHLSFLDEENDDSLLEDEDEEDGDEYGEEYNNCGPSAGSKDMFDQYLTQLLHSTTTKCHLPPIQSGQHHVFSAEHTTRDILSFMAQVQGLSMPKSSMYLPVTPVKGKRRKTLNLLEVPPQPQHGPHVKQHTSHSAADLHLPRDSQGNTDFAALVRQLKECPTLQDQADILYILYIMKGADWLVELSGPGQGGVSVRSLLEELYVQAGACREWGLIRYISGILRKRVEVLAEACTDLISHHKQLTVGLPPEPRERVITIPLPPEELNTLIYEASGQDISIAVLTQEIMVYLAMYVRSQPALFGDMLRLRIGLIMQVMATELARSLHCSGEEASESLMSLSPFGMKSLLHHILSGKEFGVERSMRPIQSTATSPAISIHELGHTGATKNERTGIHKLKSEIKQIVSGGLSLSSNVTSPRSTRCSSPSTPSGILSPVGPGPGDGQLHWEERQGQWLRRRRLDGAINRVPVGFYQKVWKILQKCHGLSIDGYVLPSSTTREMTEGEIKFAVQVESVLNHVPQPEYRQLLVETVMVLSLVADVDVDSIGGIIHVDRILHLANDLFLSDQKSHSASDYFLEKDPATGICNFFYDSAPSGGYGTMTYLSKATITYVQDFLPSSSCLMQ